The following coding sequences are from one Candidatus Zixiibacteriota bacterium window:
- a CDS encoding phospho-N-acetylmuramoyl-pentapeptide-transferase: MLYHLLYPLAHQVSGLNLFRYITFRTAGAMATAIFICLILGPFFIGLLRKHQVKERIRAEGPASHQKKAGTPTMGGLIIVSGIIIPTLLWSDLTNFYVLMALLVTAWLGLLGYLDDYSKALKHQRNGMVARKKFMGQVGLGLVFGGLLLWVAPNGLYDGMTGIPFFKNYMLDLGVLYIPWMILVLTGASNAVNLTDGADGLAIGLSGLAFLAFGGIAYLTGRLDFSSYLQIEYLPGAGELTVFCGAAIGSALGFLWFNSHPAEVFMGDTGSLALGGALGAIAIMLKKELLLVIVGGVFVVEVLSVIIQVLSYRYRGGKRVFKMAPIHHHFELLGWPEEKVVVRFWIIGALCTLATLATLKVR; encoded by the coding sequence ATGCTCTACCACCTGCTCTATCCACTGGCGCACCAGGTGTCGGGGCTCAACCTGTTCCGGTATATCACGTTTCGGACGGCCGGGGCGATGGCGACGGCGATCTTCATCTGCCTCATCCTCGGGCCGTTCTTCATCGGGCTCCTGCGCAAGCACCAGGTGAAGGAGAGGATCCGGGCGGAAGGGCCGGCGTCGCACCAGAAGAAAGCCGGAACGCCGACCATGGGCGGGCTCATCATTGTGTCGGGGATCATTATCCCCACCCTGCTCTGGTCGGATCTGACGAATTTCTACGTGCTGATGGCGCTGCTGGTGACGGCGTGGCTGGGACTGCTGGGCTACCTCGACGACTACAGCAAGGCCCTCAAGCACCAGCGCAACGGAATGGTGGCGCGCAAGAAGTTCATGGGGCAGGTGGGGCTCGGGCTCGTGTTCGGAGGCCTCCTGCTGTGGGTGGCCCCGAACGGTCTCTACGACGGGATGACCGGGATCCCGTTCTTCAAAAACTACATGCTCGACCTCGGCGTCCTGTACATCCCGTGGATGATCCTCGTGCTCACCGGCGCCTCGAACGCGGTGAACCTGACCGACGGGGCGGACGGGCTGGCGATCGGGCTGTCCGGACTGGCCTTCCTCGCTTTCGGCGGGATCGCCTATCTCACCGGGCGGCTCGATTTCTCGAGCTACCTCCAGATCGAGTACCTTCCGGGCGCCGGCGAGCTGACCGTGTTCTGCGGGGCGGCGATCGGGTCGGCCCTCGGGTTCCTGTGGTTCAACTCGCACCCGGCCGAGGTCTTCATGGGGGACACCGGGTCGCTCGCTCTCGGCGGCGCGCTCGGCGCGATCGCCATCATGCTCAAGAAAGAACTGCTCCTGGTGATTGTCGGCGGCGTGTTCGTCGTCGAAGTGCTGTCGGTGATCATCCAGGTGCTCTCATACCGCTACCGGGGAGGCAAGCGGGTGTTCAAGATGGCGCCGATCCACCACCATTTCGAGCTGCTCGGTTGGCCGGAGGAGAAGGTGGTGGTGCGGTTCTGGATTATCGGGGCGCTCTGCACGCTGGCCACGCTGGCGACCCTGAAAGTGCGGTAG
- a CDS encoding UDP-N-acetylmuramoyl-L-alanyl-D-glutamate--2,6-diaminopimelate ligase, which produces MTLRELVHGCAGAVITGDPEVAIEHLEYDSRLVRPGTLFFAVTGFTRDGYDFVADVLSRGAVAVMGERESHPAVPVHVRVPDIRQAMADAAAKFYGFPGKQLFAIAVTGTNGKTTTCYLLRCMLEAAGRKAGLVSSTLYDVGGEQFPAERTTPEALDLQRLLFLMRKNGCAAAVMEVSSHALALKRVEHILFRVGVFTNITRDHLDFHKSMAEYLAAKKRLLGKLAGPHACAVLNLDVPEFRAFFGDARSEHMSYSLQDTHADVYASRYEIEPMRTVFDLATPAGMRTVTFPLPGRFNLMNAVAAAAGGLAAGIDLDTVVAGLESATPVPGRFNAVDAGQPFGVYVDFAHTPDALERLCQSAREMTAGRVLLVFGCGGDRDRGKRPLMGTAATTMADYAVVTSDNPRTESPLAIIEDIRPGLRGDRYAIEPDRRKAIALALRAAASGDVVLLAGKGAERYQEVNGERRPFDDVEEARAALAAMGYKKASAGANSTARK; this is translated from the coding sequence ATTACTCTGCGTGAGCTGGTGCACGGGTGCGCCGGGGCGGTGATCACCGGCGATCCCGAGGTTGCGATCGAGCATCTCGAGTACGACTCGCGGCTCGTGCGGCCCGGCACCCTGTTCTTTGCGGTGACCGGGTTCACGCGCGACGGGTACGACTTTGTCGCCGACGTTCTTTCGCGGGGGGCGGTGGCGGTCATGGGCGAGCGCGAATCCCATCCGGCGGTCCCGGTGCACGTCCGCGTGCCCGATATCCGCCAGGCCATGGCCGACGCGGCGGCGAAGTTTTACGGCTTTCCCGGCAAACAGCTCTTCGCCATCGCCGTAACCGGCACCAACGGGAAGACGACCACCTGCTACCTGCTCCGGTGCATGCTCGAGGCGGCCGGGCGGAAGGCGGGACTGGTGAGTTCGACGCTCTACGACGTGGGCGGGGAGCAGTTCCCGGCCGAACGCACGACCCCGGAGGCGCTGGACCTGCAGCGGCTGCTGTTTCTCATGCGGAAGAACGGGTGCGCGGCGGCGGTCATGGAGGTGTCTTCGCACGCCCTCGCGCTCAAGCGGGTCGAGCACATTCTCTTCCGGGTGGGCGTGTTCACCAACATCACGCGTGACCACCTCGATTTCCACAAATCGATGGCGGAGTACCTGGCGGCCAAGAAGCGGCTGCTGGGCAAGCTCGCCGGCCCCCACGCCTGCGCCGTGCTCAACCTCGATGTGCCGGAGTTCCGCGCCTTTTTCGGCGATGCGCGGTCGGAGCATATGAGCTACTCGCTCCAGGACACGCACGCGGACGTCTACGCGAGCCGCTACGAGATCGAGCCGATGCGGACGGTGTTCGACCTGGCTACGCCGGCGGGGATGCGGACGGTGACGTTCCCGCTGCCGGGACGGTTCAACCTGATGAACGCGGTGGCGGCGGCGGCCGGCGGGCTCGCGGCCGGAATCGACCTGGACACGGTGGTGGCCGGGCTGGAGAGCGCGACCCCGGTGCCGGGGCGGTTCAACGCGGTGGATGCCGGGCAGCCCTTCGGCGTATATGTCGATTTCGCCCACACGCCGGATGCGCTCGAGCGGCTCTGCCAGTCGGCACGGGAGATGACGGCCGGACGGGTGCTGCTGGTGTTCGGGTGCGGCGGCGACCGCGACCGCGGGAAGCGGCCGCTTATGGGAACGGCGGCGACCACCATGGCCGACTACGCGGTGGTCACGAGCGACAACCCGCGGACCGAATCGCCGCTGGCGATAATCGAAGACATCCGGCCCGGCCTGCGGGGGGACCGGTATGCGATCGAACCGGACCGCCGGAAAGCGATCGCACTCGCCCTGCGCGCGGCCGCGTCGGGGGATGTCGTGCTCCTGGCCGGCAAGGGCGCGGAGCGGTACCAGGAAGTCAACGGCGAGCGCCGCCCCTTCGACGACGTGGAGGAAGCGCGGGCGGCGCTGGCGGCAATGGGATACAAGAAGGCATCGGCCGGGGCAAATTCAACGGCACGGAAGTGA
- a CDS encoding UDP-N-acetylmuramoyl-tripeptide--D-alanyl-D-alanine ligase, translating into MRFDQLAAITGGRVHRAADRTASFRGVSIDTRTLAAGELYVAIRGEKHDGHEFVAQALERGAAGILAEFDHPELARLAGDTPVITVPHTHEAMIALARHYRHTVAARFVGITGSNGKTTTKELTYRLLAAVEPRAYRSPGNLNNLYGVPLAIFRIPADCRAAVMEMGISTDVEMPRLAEIVQPDAVAITNVSATHLEFLGTVEAVAQAKLELVRGARPGAPAVINADDPVLAAEAKKVRSDYVTFALDRAADFRPDAWGIDDAGMMTVVLEGRTFRMPLVGKHQVYNLTCAYALFRSLGYRFDGVETAQIELASAPMRGQLVARGGVRVLVDCYNANPENVRAGLAGFFALPTAGRRVVVLGDMLELGPESPRYHRESGAVLARYPFDLAVLVGPRSRETLEGAVASGADRGRLRHCADAAGCAKEIAAIVQKNDLVYLKASRGIGLEAVLNGLGEPGEEVL; encoded by the coding sequence TTGCGTTTCGATCAACTGGCCGCCATCACTGGCGGACGCGTCCACCGGGCCGCGGACCGCACCGCCTCCTTCCGGGGCGTCTCCATCGACACCCGGACGCTCGCGGCCGGCGAGCTGTATGTGGCCATCCGGGGGGAGAAGCACGATGGTCATGAGTTCGTCGCGCAGGCGCTCGAGCGCGGCGCGGCCGGTATTCTGGCCGAGTTCGACCACCCCGAGCTGGCGCGGCTTGCGGGCGACACCCCGGTGATTACGGTCCCGCACACGCACGAGGCGATGATTGCCCTGGCCCGCCACTACCGGCACACGGTCGCGGCGCGCTTCGTCGGGATCACCGGGTCGAATGGGAAAACCACAACCAAGGAACTCACCTACCGGCTTCTCGCCGCGGTGGAGCCGCGCGCCTACCGGTCGCCGGGCAACCTCAACAACCTCTACGGCGTGCCGTTGGCTATTTTCCGGATTCCCGCGGACTGCCGGGCGGCGGTAATGGAGATGGGGATTTCGACCGACGTCGAAATGCCCCGCCTGGCGGAGATCGTGCAGCCCGATGCGGTGGCGATCACGAACGTGAGCGCGACCCACCTGGAGTTCCTCGGAACGGTTGAGGCGGTGGCGCAGGCCAAGCTGGAGCTCGTACGGGGGGCGCGGCCGGGCGCGCCGGCGGTGATCAACGCCGACGACCCCGTGCTCGCGGCCGAGGCGAAGAAGGTGCGGTCCGATTACGTGACCTTCGCCCTCGACCGCGCCGCGGATTTCCGGCCGGACGCCTGGGGGATCGACGACGCGGGGATGATGACGGTCGTGCTCGAGGGGCGGACGTTCCGGATGCCGCTGGTCGGGAAGCACCAGGTGTACAACCTGACCTGCGCCTACGCCCTGTTCCGGTCGCTAGGCTACCGGTTTGACGGCGTGGAGACGGCGCAGATAGAATTGGCGTCGGCGCCGATGCGGGGGCAGTTGGTCGCGCGCGGGGGCGTGCGGGTGCTCGTGGATTGCTACAACGCCAACCCCGAAAACGTCAGGGCGGGCCTGGCGGGGTTCTTCGCCCTCCCGACCGCCGGGCGGCGCGTGGTCGTGCTCGGCGACATGCTGGAGCTCGGCCCCGAATCGCCCCGCTACCATCGGGAGAGCGGCGCCGTGCTGGCGCGCTACCCGTTCGACCTGGCGGTGCTGGTCGGGCCGCGCTCGCGCGAGACGCTCGAGGGAGCGGTCGCGTCCGGGGCCGACCGGGGGCGCCTGCGGCACTGTGCCGACGCGGCGGGGTGCGCGAAAGAGATCGCCGCCATCGTGCAGAAAAACGACCTGGTGTACCTGAAGGCCTCGCGGGGGATCGGCCTGGAAGCGGTTCTCAACGGCCTGGGCGAACCGGGTGAGGAGGTTCTGTAA